Proteins encoded in a region of the Pseudomonadales bacterium genome:
- a CDS encoding phosphatidylserine/phosphatidylglycerophosphate/cardiolipin synthase family protein, whose product MARWPRNIQPLPAWDTEQVFFSAADWFSDLLKNIQQAQRSIFLQTYIFSLDSIGEPLLQSLCEAAQRGVRVCVIVDGVGSSAAVVILQERLRARGAELHIYHPLPWSWAKNRIERSSWAARFFRRLWRVNQRQHSKLCLIDNQQAWVGSFNITDDHIENHDRSLNWKDCGVRVTGSRCQLLREFFEAVWLDDIKKLSPYFLLHPVTNLGLFLRRRRLRVMLQSLYAAKQRIWIVSAYFSPVQSIIRALKKAGRRKVDVCIMVPAHSDVKFFPALSSTYYLDLLRAGVRIYEYEKGILHTKMMLVDDAIVIGSSNMNHRSMLHDIELDIPLYSTQSRNDIEKDCLFLVENSREITIKNINKFYAWLLVFGQIPRLLRYWL is encoded by the coding sequence ATGGCGCGCTGGCCACGAAATATCCAGCCTTTACCGGCGTGGGATACCGAGCAAGTTTTCTTTTCTGCCGCAGACTGGTTTTCTGATTTATTAAAAAACATTCAGCAAGCGCAGCGCAGTATTTTTTTACAGACCTATATTTTCTCGTTGGATTCTATCGGTGAGCCACTGCTACAGAGTTTGTGCGAAGCGGCGCAGCGCGGTGTTCGTGTTTGTGTGATTGTTGATGGTGTGGGTTCATCGGCTGCTGTTGTAATACTGCAAGAAAGGCTGCGTGCTCGCGGTGCAGAACTGCATATTTATCACCCCTTACCTTGGTCTTGGGCAAAAAACCGCATTGAACGCAGTAGTTGGGCGGCGCGGTTTTTTCGCCGTCTTTGGCGCGTCAATCAACGCCAGCACAGTAAATTATGTTTGATTGACAATCAGCAGGCATGGGTGGGCAGCTTTAATATCACCGATGACCATATCGAAAATCATGATCGCAGTTTGAATTGGAAAGATTGCGGTGTGCGCGTCACAGGGAGCCGCTGTCAATTATTGCGTGAGTTTTTTGAGGCAGTATGGCTTGATGATATTAAAAAGCTATCGCCTTATTTTTTACTGCATCCTGTAACGAACTTAGGTCTTTTTTTACGCAGAAGGCGTTTGCGAGTTATGCTGCAAAGCCTTTACGCTGCGAAACAAAGAATATGGATAGTTAGCGCATATTTTTCGCCAGTGCAATCCATTATTCGTGCCTTAAAGAAAGCAGGCCGTAGAAAAGTTGATGTGTGTATTATGGTTCCAGCGCATTCAGATGTTAAATTTTTTCCAGCGCTATCAAGCACATACTATTTGGATTTATTGCGCGCAGGTGTAAGAATTTATGAATACGAAAAAGGGATATTGCATACAAAAATGATGCTGGTTGATGATGCGATTGTGATTGGCAGTAGCAACATGAACCATAGAAGTATGTTGCACGATATTGAATTGGATATTCCCTTGTATTCGACGCAGTCAAGGAATGATATAGAAAAGGATTGTCTTTTTTTGGTGGAGAATAGTCGAGAAATAACTATAAAAAATATCAATAAATTTTATGCGTGGTTGTTGGTCTTTGGCCAAATTCCCCGCCTGCTGCGTTATTGGTTGTGA
- the elbB gene encoding isoprenoid biosynthesis glyoxalase ElbB — MSKRVAVVLAGCGVFDGSEIHEAVLTLLHLSQAGAQVQCFAPDIPQMHVVNHLKGEVAAGETRNVLVEAARIARGKIKPVTEARVEDFDALIVPGGFGAAKNLCDFAVKGADLIVQKDFLAFAQAMHAAKKPIGLLCIAPTMAAAICGKEVKATIGNDQEIAAAINAMGALHCVCGVEETCVDREKKLVTTPAYMLGQTIADVSVGINKLVQEVLALA, encoded by the coding sequence ATGAGTAAGCGCGTAGCGGTAGTGTTAGCGGGCTGTGGTGTTTTTGATGGCTCAGAAATTCACGAAGCTGTACTCACTTTGTTACACCTATCGCAAGCGGGCGCACAAGTGCAGTGTTTTGCACCAGATATACCGCAGATGCATGTGGTGAATCATCTCAAAGGTGAAGTGGCGGCTGGTGAAACGCGCAATGTGTTGGTGGAAGCGGCGCGCATTGCGCGTGGAAAAATTAAACCCGTGACGGAAGCGCGTGTAGAAGATTTTGATGCGTTGATTGTGCCAGGCGGCTTTGGCGCTGCAAAAAACTTGTGTGATTTTGCCGTAAAGGGTGCAGATTTAATTGTGCAAAAAGATTTTTTAGCGTTCGCACAGGCGATGCATGCAGCTAAAAAGCCCATCGGTTTACTGTGTATTGCCCCGACGATGGCAGCTGCGATTTGTGGGAAAGAAGTCAAAGCCACTATTGGCAATGATCAAGAAATTGCTGCTGCAATTAACGCTATGGGTGCATTGCACTGTGTTTGCGGCGTGGAAGAAACTTGTGTCGATCGTGAGAAAAAATTGGTGACAACGCCTGCGTATATGTTGGGGCAGACCATTGCCGATGTCAGCGTTGGTATAAACAAGTTGGTGCAAGAGGTGTTGGCACTCGCTTGA
- a CDS encoding enoyl-CoA hydratase family protein — protein sequence MSKPFTTTIDNNGIAELIFNKPPVNAFTSQGWADIATEIEALGKNAAVRVIIIAAEGRGFCAGVDIKELAADGNLITKVNKGNYDTFQAIHRNSKPVIVAVHGFVLGGGIGISGAADIIVASECATFAVPEVDRGAMGGGAHLQRMFPVQKVRYMYFTGEAITAQEAYRLGAVEKVVPKEQLRETAREIAMKIAEKSPVMIALAKEALTGIEDGNLEDKYRWEQGFTLQAYSDKDSQEARDAFVEKRDAKF from the coding sequence ATGAGCAAACCCTTTACCACCACCATCGACAACAACGGCATCGCTGAACTGATTTTTAACAAGCCGCCAGTCAACGCTTTTACTTCGCAAGGCTGGGCAGACATTGCCACTGAAATTGAAGCGTTGGGAAAAAATGCGGCGGTGCGCGTCATTATTATTGCGGCAGAAGGTCGCGGTTTTTGTGCCGGCGTAGACATCAAAGAATTGGCTGCCGATGGTAATTTGATCACTAAAGTGAACAAAGGCAATTACGACACTTTCCAAGCGATACATCGCAATTCCAAGCCTGTGATAGTTGCGGTACATGGTTTTGTGTTGGGTGGCGGTATCGGCATTTCCGGCGCGGCGGATATTATCGTGGCGTCTGAATGTGCAACATTTGCAGTGCCTGAAGTGGATCGCGGTGCGATGGGCGGCGGTGCGCATTTGCAGCGTATGTTCCCCGTACAAAAAGTGCGCTACATGTATTTCACCGGCGAAGCGATTACTGCGCAAGAAGCGTATCGTTTAGGCGCGGTAGAAAAAGTGGTGCCAAAAGAACAGCTGCGTGAAACGGCGCGTGAAATCGCAATGAAAATTGCCGAGAAAAGTCCGGTAATGATCGCGCTGGCAAAAGAAGCATTGACCGGTATTGAAGACGGCAATCTGGAAGATAAATATCGCTGGGAACAAGGTTTTACTTTGCAAGCGTATAGCGATAAAGATTCACAAGAAGCGCGCGATGCGTTTGTCGAAAAACGCGACGCAAAATTCTAA
- a CDS encoding L,D-transpeptidase family protein: MSRHLFFIFTLCLPAILWADPAAEINRLAPPALRDTYATRQFAPLWLEGDKPSTRATQALELMNQAEFDGLQASDYALPALQQSLTTLQQQSGSDTQLAAFDLAMSGALTHYASDLYLGRADPRQMGMAIDTNTKRAALPQHLQTVLNATDLTGALATLRPTIPPYTDLRRLLVKYRTLATQHPSAPVLPPLPSKKLVANSTWDGTPALTNWLITLGYLPANTTATTQYDDAVVEGVKRFQQQHGQIPDGVIGKQTYANLLVSLPQRVQQIELAMERLRWIDDSVLQKRFLLINIPQFTLWAYAPDANQQPKAVLQMPVVVGKALRHQTPAMTKTLSALVFNPYWNVPRSIATKELLPQLYDNPFYLARQGMELVDGSGRSIGSEVGEAEYNAILNGGARIRQRPGSQNALGSLKFVFPNDDAIYMHDTPSKSFFAKERRDLSHGCVRLGNPMALALFVLQSQNGGWDEERIRNKLANSHDQHLSLGEKLPVLLLYFTATADDKGEAIFLQDIYQRDNKLAALITAHRAH; this comes from the coding sequence GTGTCACGCCATCTTTTCTTCATTTTTACCCTGTGCTTGCCAGCAATATTGTGGGCAGATCCCGCTGCCGAAATTAACCGCCTCGCACCACCAGCCTTGCGTGACACTTACGCCACACGCCAATTCGCACCTCTATGGCTAGAGGGAGACAAACCCAGCACGCGTGCGACACAAGCTTTGGAGTTGATGAACCAAGCAGAATTCGATGGCCTACAAGCTAGCGACTACGCACTACCCGCCTTGCAACAATCGCTCACCACACTGCAACAACAAAGCGGCAGCGACACACAACTCGCAGCATTTGACCTCGCCATGAGCGGAGCGTTGACACACTACGCCAGCGATCTCTACCTCGGCCGCGCAGACCCACGACAAATGGGCATGGCGATCGACACCAACACCAAACGCGCCGCACTGCCGCAGCATCTGCAAACCGTTCTAAACGCGACCGATCTCACCGGCGCACTGGCCACGCTGCGCCCCACGATTCCACCGTATACCGATCTGCGCCGCCTACTGGTCAAATACCGCACACTAGCAACACAACATCCTTCTGCACCTGTATTACCCCCATTACCCAGTAAAAAACTTGTTGCCAATAGCACTTGGGATGGCACACCTGCACTCACCAACTGGTTAATTACACTGGGTTATCTGCCCGCCAACACGACCGCGACTACGCAATACGATGACGCCGTGGTGGAGGGCGTGAAACGCTTTCAACAGCAACACGGCCAAATTCCTGACGGCGTAATCGGCAAGCAGACCTACGCCAATTTGCTGGTTTCTCTGCCACAACGCGTACAACAAATTGAGTTGGCGATGGAACGCTTGCGCTGGATCGATGACAGTGTGCTGCAAAAGCGTTTTCTGCTGATCAACATTCCGCAATTTACGCTGTGGGCTTACGCACCCGATGCCAATCAACAACCGAAAGCTGTTTTGCAAATGCCAGTCGTGGTCGGCAAGGCGCTCAGGCATCAAACACCTGCCATGACCAAAACACTCAGTGCCTTGGTATTTAATCCGTACTGGAATGTGCCGCGCAGTATCGCCACCAAAGAATTGTTGCCGCAGTTGTACGACAACCCTTTTTATTTGGCGCGACAGGGCATGGAGTTGGTCGATGGCAGTGGTCGCTCCATCGGCAGTGAAGTGGGTGAGGCAGAATACAACGCCATACTCAACGGCGGTGCGCGCATCCGTCAGCGCCCTGGCAGCCAGAACGCACTGGGTAGTTTGAAATTTGTTTTTCCCAATGACGATGCGATTTATATGCACGACACGCCATCGAAATCTTTTTTTGCCAAAGAACGCCGAGATTTGAGCCACGGTTGCGTGCGCCTTGGCAACCCGATGGCGCTGGCGCTGTTTGTTCTGCAATCACAAAATGGCGGTTGGGATGAAGAACGCATTAGAAATAAATTAGCTAACAGCCATGATCAACATTTGTCGCTCGGCGAGAAATTGCCGGTGCTACTGCTGTACTTTACTGCTACAGCAGACGACAAAGGCGAGGCAATTTTTCTACAGGATATTTATCAGCGGGATAACAAATTGGCGGCGTTAATCACTGCGCACCGCGCTCACTGA
- a CDS encoding thioesterase family protein, which yields MAKIHIDIPEQFPFATELDIYIEHINAGLHLGNERLVGLLNEARRRYMATLPFEQYGVDLGGFIGADLAVNYKAEAHYGDRLKIEVAAQDFNKYGCDFVYRVTNLKTGQLCAIAKTAMLTFDYKTGQLKPVPEQYAQIFQ from the coding sequence ATGGCGAAAATCCACATCGACATTCCTGAGCAGTTTCCTTTTGCCACGGAATTGGATATTTACATCGAACACATCAATGCGGGATTGCATTTAGGTAACGAACGCTTGGTGGGTTTGCTCAACGAAGCGCGCCGTCGCTATATGGCAACACTACCGTTTGAACAATATGGCGTGGACCTCGGTGGTTTTATCGGTGCGGATCTCGCCGTCAATTACAAAGCGGAAGCACATTACGGCGATCGCTTAAAAATTGAAGTGGCGGCGCAGGACTTCAACAAATACGGCTGCGATTTTGTCTATCGCGTCACCAATCTCAAAACAGGTCAGTTGTGCGCCATCGCCAAAACGGCGATGCTGACTTTCGACTACAAAACAGGGCAGTTAAAGCCCGTGCCAGAGCAATACGCGCAGATTTTTCAGTGA
- a CDS encoding DUF882 domain-containing protein, producing MIELPDETVCPQRRRLLCGIAGGAVALAAPSLSHAAKISGKQRALSFVHTHTGEEMSLIYKVGERFVPQSLVSVAHLMRDFRSGDVHPIDPQLLDTLWQVQRNLKSSKPFEIISAYRSPKTNTMLRKRSAHTGVAEKSMHLTGQAVDIRLLGSSLSDVRDAAKELKRGGVGYYSESDFVHVDTGRVRYW from the coding sequence TTGATTGAATTGCCGGACGAAACAGTCTGCCCCCAACGCCGCCGCTTGCTGTGCGGTATTGCTGGTGGTGCCGTTGCTCTCGCGGCTCCTAGTTTATCGCACGCAGCAAAAATTTCCGGCAAGCAACGCGCGCTGTCGTTTGTGCACACGCACACCGGTGAAGAGATGTCGCTGATCTATAAAGTAGGCGAGCGTTTTGTGCCGCAGTCTTTGGTCAGCGTCGCGCATTTAATGCGCGATTTCCGTAGCGGCGATGTTCATCCGATTGATCCACAACTGTTGGATACTCTGTGGCAAGTGCAGCGCAACTTGAAGAGCAGCAAGCCGTTTGAAATTATTTCTGCGTATCGTTCGCCAAAAACCAATACGATGCTGCGTAAACGCTCTGCCCATACTGGTGTGGCTGAAAAAAGCATGCACTTAACAGGGCAGGCTGTGGATATTCGACTGCTCGGCTCGTCTTTAAGTGATGTGCGCGATGCGGCGAAAGAATTGAAGCGCGGCGGTGTGGGTTACTACTCGGAATCGGATTTCGTGCATGTCGATACCGGCCGCGTGCGGTACTGGTAA
- a CDS encoding nitronate monooxygenase yields the protein MKCRLRKTSQRLAMTVSLSTRITDLLGCQYPIIQTAMGWVADPRLVAGTCNAGGFGFLAGATIPPEHMEAAIIKTKSLTDKPFGVNFHMYQPNAPQIVDMVVKHGVRAVSYSRSPGKDMVKKLKDAGVICMPTIGLPKHAAKAIEMGADAVTIQGGEGGGHTGAVPTTLLVPQVIDACAGKVPVLAAGGFKDGRGLVAAMAWGADGIAMGTRFLLTQESPVPEATKQRYLACKNPAEIIVSTALDGMPQRMILNDFLSSVEKAGTLRKLVLALQNGLKYRALTGASFLSLFQSALAMAKDDDMTLSQAMFSANAPMIIQKAMVEGRPDEGVLPSGQVAGTIDDLPTCADLIARIVSEAEARLTVLAGRVQ from the coding sequence ATAAAATGCCGCCTCCGCAAAACCAGCCAGAGACTTGCCATGACAGTATCCCTCAGCACGCGCATCACCGATTTACTGGGTTGCCAGTACCCAATCATTCAAACGGCGATGGGCTGGGTGGCTGATCCGCGCTTGGTGGCGGGCACCTGTAACGCCGGTGGTTTCGGTTTTCTCGCCGGCGCGACTATTCCGCCTGAGCATATGGAAGCGGCCATCATCAAAACCAAATCGCTGACCGATAAACCTTTCGGTGTGAACTTCCATATGTATCAGCCCAATGCGCCGCAGATCGTGGACATGGTGGTGAAACACGGCGTGCGTGCGGTGAGTTACTCGCGTTCGCCTGGCAAAGACATGGTGAAGAAGTTGAAGGATGCTGGCGTGATTTGCATGCCGACCATCGGCTTGCCCAAGCACGCGGCAAAGGCGATAGAGATGGGTGCGGATGCGGTCACTATTCAAGGCGGCGAAGGTGGCGGCCACACCGGCGCGGTACCTACCACTTTATTGGTGCCACAGGTGATCGACGCCTGCGCGGGCAAAGTGCCGGTGTTGGCGGCGGGCGGCTTCAAAGACGGTCGCGGGCTGGTGGCGGCGATGGCTTGGGGTGCGGACGGTATCGCCATGGGTACGCGCTTTCTGCTCACGCAAGAGAGCCCTGTGCCGGAGGCGACCAAGCAACGCTACCTCGCCTGTAAGAATCCCGCCGAGATCATCGTTTCCACCGCCTTGGATGGTATGCCGCAGCGCATGATCCTCAATGATTTCCTCAGTAGCGTTGAAAAAGCAGGCACTCTGCGTAAGTTAGTGCTTGCTCTGCAAAATGGACTCAAATACCGAGCTCTGACCGGCGCGAGCTTTTTGTCGCTGTTTCAATCGGCGCTGGCGATGGCAAAAGACGATGACATGACCCTGTCGCAGGCGATGTTTTCTGCCAACGCGCCCATGATTATTCAGAAGGCGATGGTGGAAGGGCGGCCTGATGAAGGTGTGCTGCCATCGGGCCAAGTGGCAGGTACCATCGACGATTTGCCGACCTGCGCCGACCTGATCGCCCGTATTGTCAGCGAGGCGGAGGCGCGTCTCACCGTGTTGGCAGGGCGCGTACAATAA
- a CDS encoding cytochrome P450, whose product MKLSAKQKVGIGFYMAHSLLTKPQFFAYSPRKQSFIDDPYPVYRRMRDKKPAFWSPYTIGWHISGSHEFLLQCLKDERLSHCFRLWKFAPEYDASSPLDNLLSSLLMALPAKDHMRVRKLVSPAFSPRFVAEAKPEIEALVQEELKHFDRNGELDLVKLCREIPINAMAIYFRIPDAMRGDFNALGHAIIAAFSSEMDNMDTEAAERGIAQLRALFAEKRRNPDDSFMSTLINHMEDGDSMSENEALGLVGALLAAGVDTTFDYMLNIFYGLVKNPQWGPWLLENEDKLQNLMDETFRWNTFGNRGFFRFAVEDLEIHGQKIKKGEIVQIMFSIANHDPAVFPEPNTFNPLRENLDKAYTFGLGAHYCLGHAIAKLIAQVTVMAVVKRYPTMQSKTDPTREYNMLTRRINRMTLVKPQ is encoded by the coding sequence ATGAAACTTAGCGCAAAACAAAAAGTGGGCATCGGCTTTTATATGGCGCACAGCCTACTCACCAAGCCGCAGTTCTTTGCTTACAGCCCGCGCAAACAATCGTTTATTGATGACCCCTATCCCGTGTATCGCCGTATGCGTGATAAAAAACCTGCTTTTTGGTCGCCCTACACGATCGGCTGGCACATCTCTGGCTCGCACGAATTTTTATTGCAGTGTTTGAAGGATGAACGCCTCAGTCACTGTTTTCGTTTGTGGAAATTTGCACCGGAGTACGATGCATCTAGCCCACTCGATAATTTATTGAGCAGTTTGTTGATGGCGCTGCCCGCCAAAGATCACATGCGCGTGCGCAAATTGGTGTCGCCCGCGTTTTCACCGCGTTTTGTTGCCGAAGCCAAACCGGAAATTGAAGCGCTGGTGCAAGAAGAATTAAAACATTTTGATCGTAACGGCGAATTGGATTTGGTGAAGCTGTGCCGTGAAATTCCTATCAACGCGATGGCGATTTATTTCCGCATTCCCGATGCCATGCGCGGTGATTTCAACGCACTGGGTCACGCCATCATTGCCGCGTTTAGTTCCGAAATGGACAACATGGATACTGAAGCTGCCGAGCGCGGCATCGCACAACTGCGCGCACTGTTTGCAGAAAAACGCCGCAATCCTGACGACTCTTTTATGTCTACGCTCATCAACCACATGGAAGATGGCGACAGCATGTCGGAAAACGAAGCGCTCGGTTTAGTGGGCGCACTGCTCGCCGCCGGCGTTGATACCACTTTTGATTACATGCTGAATATTTTCTACGGCTTGGTGAAAAATCCGCAGTGGGGACCTTGGCTGTTAGAGAACGAAGATAAATTACAAAACTTGATGGATGAAACTTTTCGCTGGAATACCTTTGGCAATCGCGGCTTCTTTCGTTTTGCAGTAGAAGATTTGGAAATTCACGGGCAGAAAATTAAAAAAGGCGAAATCGTACAGATTATGTTCTCCATCGCCAACCACGACCCTGCCGTATTTCCTGAGCCAAATACCTTCAACCCACTGCGCGAAAATCTCGACAAAGCCTACACCTTCGGTCTCGGCGCGCATTACTGTTTGGGTCACGCTATCGCCAAATTGATCGCGCAAGTAACGGTGATGGCGGTGGTAAAACGCTATCCGACTATGCAGTCTAAAACCGATCCTACGCGTGAATACAATATGCTGACACGGCGGATTAATCGGATGACTTTGGTTAAACCGCAATAA